Proteins encoded within one genomic window of Saccharopolyspora pogona:
- a CDS encoding STAS domain-containing protein, whose translation MTNVRLSEGITLVEVAGELDVYTAPSLRERVVDALGGDEVRLVVDLNGLDFLDSTGLGVLVGGLKRARARGGELIVVCSAERLLKIFRITGLTRVFRIVPDVASARALLVDRAELAAQPDPDAETIGWHWVPGRIYLSDERDHQAVADAAERVVEAFGLEFAHAFPPVVGSWFGEFLIRLKNSGQLPTKEEQFVKLSRALDLRLLDRQQAEVDAAQGAAVAGLIQSLSNTPRAIVQIGSVFLVKVDEVVVVRNLTQVELAHWERNPALFRDPAAALQELQQATSNGAGLEPTADAGEHETASSSGRSSD comes from the coding sequence ATGACCAACGTCAGGCTGTCCGAGGGGATCACCCTGGTCGAGGTGGCCGGTGAGCTCGACGTCTACACCGCGCCCAGCCTGCGGGAGCGAGTCGTCGATGCGCTGGGCGGCGACGAGGTCCGGCTGGTCGTGGACCTGAACGGACTGGACTTCCTGGACAGCACCGGGCTCGGGGTCCTGGTCGGCGGGTTGAAGCGGGCGCGCGCTCGCGGCGGTGAATTGATCGTGGTGTGCAGTGCCGAGCGGTTGCTCAAGATCTTCCGGATCACGGGACTGACCAGGGTCTTCCGGATCGTGCCCGACGTCGCCTCGGCCCGGGCCCTGCTCGTGGACCGCGCGGAGTTGGCCGCGCAGCCGGACCCGGATGCCGAAACCATCGGCTGGCACTGGGTTCCCGGTCGGATCTACCTCAGCGACGAGCGGGATCACCAGGCCGTGGCGGACGCGGCGGAACGAGTGGTCGAGGCCTTCGGCCTGGAGTTCGCCCACGCCTTCCCGCCCGTGGTCGGGTCGTGGTTCGGCGAGTTCCTGATCCGGTTGAAGAATTCGGGGCAGCTGCCGACGAAGGAGGAGCAGTTCGTCAAGCTCAGCCGGGCCCTGGACCTGCGCCTGCTGGACCGGCAGCAGGCCGAGGTCGATGCCGCGCAGGGAGCCGCGGTGGCGGGGTTGATCCAGTCGTTGTCGAACACCCCGCGCGCCATCGTGCAGATCGGATCGGTGTTCCTTGTCAAGGTGGACGAGGTGGTCGTGGTGCGCAACCTGACTCAGGTGGAACTGGCGCACTGGGAGCGCAACCCGGCACTGTTCCGCGACCCCGCCGCCGCGCTGCAGGAACTCCAGCAAGCGACGT
- a CDS encoding TetR/AcrR family transcriptional regulator, with product MAESSSPGDQPKTARPEEQLTAQGARRRTALLDAAERVLTEVGNAESSMRAIAAEAGVRIGHLQHYFPSRAALIRCVLERALQRSLQRLVDTTGLAVGEESAAGPQAHPSAVVAALLAEHDDPLLVQLYVEIWAIAARDEEIAQVVRDFYDKYTGHVAAFIRHCQPDLPEPQRQAKAQTFAALIEGAALLRSGIAGHRSDLADAELTRTAIALLIE from the coding sequence ATGGCCGAAAGCAGTTCTCCCGGTGACCAGCCCAAGACCGCCCGCCCGGAGGAGCAGCTGACCGCGCAGGGCGCCCGCCGACGGACGGCGCTGCTCGACGCCGCCGAGCGAGTGCTGACCGAGGTGGGCAATGCGGAATCGTCGATGCGCGCGATCGCAGCGGAGGCTGGCGTCCGCATCGGGCACCTGCAGCACTACTTCCCCAGCCGGGCGGCGCTGATCCGCTGCGTGCTGGAACGAGCATTGCAACGTTCGTTGCAGCGCCTGGTCGACACCACCGGATTGGCCGTGGGCGAAGAATCGGCGGCCGGCCCCCAAGCCCACCCGTCCGCAGTGGTCGCGGCGCTGCTCGCCGAGCACGACGATCCCCTGCTGGTCCAGCTCTACGTGGAGATCTGGGCGATCGCGGCCCGCGACGAGGAAATCGCCCAGGTGGTGCGCGATTTCTACGACAAGTACACCGGCCACGTCGCCGCATTCATCCGCCACTGCCAACCCGACCTGCCGGAACCGCAACGCCAAGCGAAGGCGCAGACGTTTGCCGCGCTGATCGAAGGCGCAGCGCTGCTGCGATCCGGCATCGCCGGACACCGCTCGGACCTGGCCGACGCCGAGCTCACCCGCACCGCCATCGCGCTGCTGATCGAATGA
- a CDS encoding saccharopine dehydrogenase family protein, producing the protein MSDELEFHAGGPVLVVGGYGTIGGEVARLAAPHWPLLLTGRTPERGAALAEELGAEVRRWDLADPRPFAAKARAVISTVNDPADRVLRAAVEASIPYVDITRWTSRLARASTPSTSWTALGLDYEVVVDGERREVMPLSDVRSVDVAGSRTKVASIDTPEQFTLPLTLGIDTAVTRIGFSTNASTSTLLAVKKLGFFRWGRGNRWRSLRRSLLYSPGKGGTAQIRIDVAGRNGKRTATIIDPAGQAHLTAVGGLLGLRRVLGEDGGAAPVGVTFPELTPHPEDVVAALAEHDVTVDLS; encoded by the coding sequence GTGAGTGACGAGCTGGAGTTCCACGCGGGTGGACCAGTACTGGTAGTTGGCGGCTACGGCACGATCGGCGGCGAGGTGGCGCGCTTGGCCGCGCCCCATTGGCCCCTGCTGCTGACCGGAAGAACGCCCGAGCGCGGAGCCGCGCTCGCCGAGGAACTCGGCGCCGAAGTGCGGCGGTGGGACCTGGCGGACCCCCGACCGTTCGCGGCGAAGGCGCGGGCGGTGATCAGCACCGTGAATGACCCGGCCGACCGGGTGCTGCGCGCAGCCGTGGAGGCGAGCATCCCGTACGTCGACATCACCAGGTGGACGAGCAGGCTCGCGCGGGCGTCGACTCCGTCGACTTCATGGACCGCCCTCGGGCTGGACTACGAGGTCGTCGTCGACGGCGAGCGGCGGGAAGTGATGCCGCTGTCGGACGTGCGGTCGGTCGACGTCGCCGGTTCGCGCACCAAGGTCGCCTCCATCGACACGCCGGAGCAGTTCACCCTCCCCCTCACCCTCGGCATCGACACGGCCGTGACCCGGATCGGGTTCAGCACCAACGCTTCAACCTCGACCCTCCTCGCAGTGAAGAAACTCGGATTCTTCCGCTGGGGCCGAGGAAACCGCTGGCGCTCGCTGCGCCGTTCCTTGCTGTACTCGCCCGGGAAAGGCGGCACCGCGCAGATCCGGATCGACGTCGCGGGCAGGAACGGCAAGCGCACCGCGACGATCATCGACCCCGCCGGTCAGGCTCACCTCACGGCGGTCGGCGGCCTGCTCGGACTGCGGCGCGTGCTCGGCGAGGATGGCGGCGCGGCTCCGGTCGGCGTGACCTTCCCCGAGCTGACCCCGCATCCGGAGGACGTGGTCGCTGCCTTGGCGGAACACGATGTGACCGTCGACCTGTCGTGA